Genomic window (Nevskiales bacterium):
CGACCACCGCCATGCCCTGGTCGCGGATGCGGCGCGCCAGTTCCAGCGCACGCCGCGCATGGTCGGGGAACGGGATCGGCGCGCCGACCAGGATCAGCACGCCGTCGCCGGCCTGGTCCTTGATGGTGCCGCCGAACTCGGCGGCTGCGGCGCCCACCGCGTCGTAGTACTCGCGCAGGATGCCGATCACGCGCCGCGACTCGGTGGCGCGCGAGAAGGCCGTGAACCCGCGCAGGTCGCAGCACACCACCGACAGTTCCAGGGTCTGCGTCTGGGTGGCGCGCTTGAGCCCCTGCTCGCGCACCAGCTCGGCCACCTGCGGCGCGAGAAAGCGCGACAGGAACTGCGCGCGCTGGCCCTGCACGACGTGGTACTGCACCGCACCCACCAGCAGCACCAGCAGGCCGATGGCGGTGGTCACCGGCGCGATGTCGAAGGGCAGCACCAGGCCGGAAGCCATGAACGGCGCGCCGATCAGGAAGGCGATCAGGCGCAGGCGCTCCGGCGCGTCCGGGCGGCGGTTGAGCAGCAGCAGTGCCGAACCGGTGGCCAGCAGCATGGCGACCTCCAGCGGCAGCGCGAACATCAGGAATTGCGGATCGAGCCAGGCCGCCTCGCTCACCAGCCCGCCGATGAACACGTCGGCGCGCGCCTGCGGCAGCGCGAGCGACAGCAGGCCGTAAAGAATCGCCAGCGCTTGCGCCACGCGCAGCAGGTTGTCGCCGAACAGCGTGCGCAGCTCGC
Coding sequences:
- a CDS encoding adenylate/guanylate cyclase domain-containing protein, whose amino-acid sequence is MTINASAALIVALLALGMALAFIVADRRSPTSRALALSLAGVGGSILCNVHVTLLYLMQGDLEATLPWWAGALALPEVIAFVAGFEWILRIRRTVPTRELRTLFGDNLLRVAQALAILYGLLSLALPQARADVFIGGLVSEAAWLDPQFLMFALPLEVAMLLATGSALLLLNRRPDAPERLRLIAFLIGAPFMASGLVLPFDIAPVTTAIGLLVLLVGAVQYHVVQGQRAQFLSRFLAPQVAELVREQGLKRATQTQTLELSVVCCDLRGFTAFSRATESRRVIGILREYYDAVGAAAAEFGGTIKDQAGDGVLILVGAPIPFPDHARRALELARRIRDQGMAVVARHSQGDLRLGVGVGVASGFVTVGVIGAASRLEYTAVGPPVNLAARLCSEAQHGEILIDQRSAELVGAAAAGYALTPGAPLALKGYAQPVPHYVMAVPAV